One genomic window of Indioceanicola profundi includes the following:
- a CDS encoding GNAT family N-acetyltransferase: protein MDAPARLAIRPEEPEDQETIRLLVTEAFGRDGEAELVDGLRRDGDLVLSLLATDQEGSLCGHLALSRLKSPENALALAPVAVSPPFQRRGIGSRLVRAALTRAQQQGFSIVFVLGDPAYYTRFGFTAQAAELFSSPYSGPCFMALRLNGQSNEPSPVIYADAFGRLG, encoded by the coding sequence ATGGATGCCCCTGCCCGCCTCGCCATCCGGCCCGAGGAGCCAGAGGACCAGGAAACGATTCGTCTCCTGGTGACCGAGGCGTTCGGCCGGGACGGAGAGGCAGAGCTTGTGGACGGCCTCAGGCGCGACGGCGATCTCGTCCTCTCGCTGCTCGCGACGGATCAGGAGGGCAGCCTGTGCGGCCATCTGGCCCTGTCACGGCTCAAATCGCCGGAAAATGCCCTGGCGCTCGCCCCGGTCGCAGTTTCGCCGCCATTCCAGCGCCGGGGCATCGGCAGCCGTCTTGTCCGCGCCGCCCTGACCCGGGCGCAGCAGCAGGGCTTTTCCATCGTCTTCGTGCTCGGCGACCCTGCTTACTACACTCGTTTCGGTTTCACGGCCCAGGCCGCAGAGCTGTTTTCCAGCCCCTATTCCGGCCCGTGCTTCATGGCGCTTCGCCTGAACGGGCAGTCCAATGAGCCTTCGCCGGTTATTTACGCCGATGCCTTCGGCCGGCTGGGCTGA
- a CDS encoding acyl-CoA thioesterase — MDQTERGDATSQGAPDFENEAPALRTFTMPRDLNGNGDVFGGWVLSQMDLAGGAVAAKRAKGKVATVGIEAMKFHRPISLGDEVNCYCRILKVGNTSIKVLIETWVRAWGNPDGYKVTEGVFTFVAIGEDRKPRPVPPE, encoded by the coding sequence ATGGACCAGACCGAACGCGGCGATGCGACGTCGCAGGGCGCTCCGGACTTCGAGAACGAAGCGCCGGCCCTCCGCACCTTCACCATGCCGCGCGACCTGAACGGCAATGGCGACGTCTTCGGCGGCTGGGTGCTGTCGCAGATGGATCTCGCCGGGGGCGCCGTGGCCGCGAAGCGCGCCAAGGGCAAGGTGGCCACCGTCGGGATCGAGGCGATGAAGTTCCACCGTCCGATCAGCCTGGGCGATGAGGTGAACTGCTACTGCCGCATCCTGAAGGTCGGAAATACCTCGATCAAGGTCCTGATCGAGACCTGGGTGCGGGCCTGGGGAAATCCCGATGGGTACAAGGTGACGGAAGGCGTCTTCACCTTCGTCGCCATCGGAGAAGACAGGAAACCCCGGCCGGTTCCGCCTGAGTGA
- a CDS encoding response regulator: protein MDPEGSTSSGSPRTRIMIVEDDALVGLGIKLTVTELGYDVVGIAASEPEAIKLADQTHPRLALMDIRLRGPVDGIDTARRLRSEYNIRSIYLSAYADEPTLSRVAQTYPLGFVQKPYSANQLKSALELAVRRLGDGGEPS from the coding sequence ATGGACCCCGAAGGTTCCACCTCATCCGGCAGCCCCCGAACCCGCATAATGATTGTGGAGGATGACGCGCTTGTCGGCTTGGGAATCAAGCTGACCGTCACCGAACTCGGGTACGATGTGGTCGGCATTGCCGCGTCCGAACCGGAAGCGATCAAGCTGGCGGATCAGACGCATCCGCGGCTTGCGCTGATGGACATCAGGCTGCGCGGACCGGTGGACGGCATCGATACGGCGCGCCGGTTGCGCTCGGAATACAACATCCGCTCCATCTACCTGTCCGCCTATGCGGACGAACCGACCTTGAGCCGCGTCGCACAGACCTACCCTCTGGGTTTCGTGCAGAAGCCCTATTCGGCCAACCAGCTGAAATCCGCCTTGGAACTCGCCGTGCGCAGATTGGGCGACGGCGGAGAGCCTTCCTGA
- a CDS encoding DUF885 domain-containing protein, with product MNGMTPGSPIARRSVLKRGAALTVLAALPALPAAALAQTGDPESWLDAFFEEAYRDALSRSPEWETMLGLNGAANDRWNEVSEAFDAESHKLEVERLARMRAEVDPAGLSDRARMNYRLWEYRAEENIAAYRWRNHDYVLEHFNGRHSGMPSLLINSQPVRDPGHFAAWEARVGRIGSAVDQLIAAAERQACAGVIPPRFSLEKSRDAVLGTLRGRPFQKDATEDSALLADIKAKIEGMDVPAGEKAELSARAEASLERSFGPAYRRLADHIGTLHARATDDDGVWKLPDGAEFYRFCLKRHTTLELDPDEVHARGLAEVARIHGEMQAIMRQVGWSGDLQSFFRHLREDPRFYYPDTPEGHAAYLAEAERILAEVQASLDGQFGIKPKAPVIVRRFEPFREASEAIARYSPPAADGSRPGTYYVNFSNMREMARFQMESLAFHEAVPGHHLQIAIAQEMTDLPTFRRFDWHNAYVEGWALYSERLPKEMGFYKDPYADFGRLTFELWRAIRLVVDTGIHAKRWTRQEAIDYFAGNSAVPRESAEREIDRYIVWPGQACGYYLGLLKILELRGKAETALADRFDIRGFHDAILRNGSVPLPILEDVVADWVASRRA from the coding sequence ATGAATGGAATGACGCCGGGTTCACCCATCGCGCGGCGGTCAGTGCTGAAGCGCGGTGCGGCGCTGACGGTGCTGGCCGCCCTTCCCGCCCTGCCGGCCGCCGCCCTTGCGCAAACCGGGGACCCGGAAAGCTGGCTGGATGCATTCTTCGAGGAGGCTTACCGCGACGCCCTCTCCCGGTCCCCGGAATGGGAGACGATGCTGGGGCTGAACGGCGCCGCGAACGACCGCTGGAATGAGGTGAGCGAGGCTTTCGATGCCGAAAGCCACAAGCTGGAGGTGGAGCGGCTGGCCAGGATGCGGGCGGAGGTCGATCCGGCTGGCCTGTCCGACCGGGCCCGCATGAACTACCGCCTGTGGGAGTACAGGGCGGAGGAGAATATCGCCGCCTACCGCTGGCGCAATCACGACTATGTGCTTGAGCATTTCAACGGCCGGCACAGCGGGATGCCGTCGCTGCTGATCAACAGCCAGCCGGTGCGTGATCCCGGCCATTTCGCTGCCTGGGAAGCGCGGGTCGGCCGGATCGGCAGCGCCGTGGATCAACTGATCGCGGCGGCCGAGCGGCAGGCCTGCGCGGGCGTGATCCCACCCCGCTTCTCTTTGGAGAAATCCCGCGACGCCGTGCTTGGCACGTTGCGGGGTCGTCCCTTCCAGAAGGACGCGACGGAGGACAGCGCGCTCCTGGCCGACATCAAGGCGAAGATCGAGGGAATGGATGTTCCCGCCGGTGAGAAGGCCGAACTGTCGGCACGTGCGGAAGCGTCGCTCGAGCGGTCGTTCGGTCCGGCCTACCGGCGGCTGGCCGATCATATCGGCACGCTCCATGCGCGGGCGACGGACGATGACGGTGTCTGGAAGCTGCCCGACGGGGCGGAGTTCTATCGCTTCTGCCTGAAGCGGCATACGACGCTGGAACTGGACCCGGACGAAGTCCATGCCCGCGGGCTGGCCGAGGTCGCGCGTATCCATGGGGAGATGCAGGCCATCATGCGGCAGGTCGGCTGGAGCGGCGACCTCCAGTCCTTCTTCCGCCATCTGCGGGAGGACCCGCGCTTCTACTACCCCGACACGCCGGAAGGGCATGCGGCCTATCTCGCCGAGGCGGAGCGCATCCTGGCAGAGGTGCAGGCGTCCTTGGACGGGCAGTTCGGCATAAAGCCGAAGGCCCCGGTGATCGTCCGTCGGTTCGAGCCGTTCCGCGAGGCATCGGAGGCCATCGCCCGTTACAGCCCCCCGGCCGCCGACGGGTCGCGTCCGGGCACCTACTATGTCAATTTCTCCAACATGCGCGAGATGGCCCGCTTCCAGATGGAGTCGCTGGCCTTCCATGAGGCCGTGCCCGGCCACCATCTGCAGATCGCTATCGCGCAGGAGATGACCGATCTCCCTACCTTCCGGCGCTTCGACTGGCACAACGCCTATGTGGAAGGCTGGGCGCTCTACAGCGAGCGGCTGCCAAAGGAGATGGGGTTCTATAAGGACCCCTACGCCGATTTCGGTCGGCTGACCTTCGAACTCTGGCGGGCCATCCGGCTGGTGGTGGATACCGGCATCCATGCCAAGCGCTGGACCCGGCAGGAGGCCATCGACTACTTCGCCGGAAACTCGGCCGTCCCGCGGGAATCGGCTGAGCGCGAGATCGACCGCTACATCGTCTGGCCGGGCCAGGCCTGCGGCTACTATCTCGGCCTTCTGAAAATCCTGGAACTACGCGGGAAGGCTGAGACGGCGCTTGCCGACCGCTTCGACATCCGCGGATTCCATGACGCTATCCTCCGCAACGGCTCCGTCCCGCTGCCCATCCTTGAGGATGTGGTGGCGGACTGGGTGGCGAGCCGCCGCGCCTGA
- the parE gene encoding DNA topoisomerase IV subunit B, which produces MSDLFQNTARKQDSYSAEDIEVLEGLEPVRRRPGMYIGGTDERALHHLAAEILDNAMDEAVAGHASRIDLELGADGSITVRDNGRGIPVDEHPKYPGKSALEVIFTTLHSGGKFSGKVYATSGGLHGVGSAVVNALSDRLHVEVARDRQLFTQTYSRGVPLGPLVNVGPVHNRRGTVVSFHPDADIFGEGATFKPERLYRMVRSKAYLYRGVEIRWSCDPALLSADSAVPAAETLHFPNGLLDYLNGALKDRATVTPSPFAGEATFPNEAGRVEWAVAWPDDDEGFSHTYCNTIPTPLGGTHEVGLRSALTRALKGYGEMVQNKRAASITADDVMDGATVLLSVFVRDPQFQGQTKERLVSPEASRLTDVAIKDHFDHWLSANAASAKALIERLVEKAEERARRKAQKETARKTATRRLRLPGKLADCARQTADNTEIFIVEGDSAGGSAKQARNRETQAILPLRGKILNVASASIEKLRANQELSDLVLALGCGAGKDFSADRLRYERVIIMTDADVDGAHIASLLMTFFYREMPQLIQQGHLYLALPPLYRLAAGNLVRYARDDAHKDELMAGEFKNARGKVEISRFKGLGEMPASQLKETTMDPSKRSLLRVVVPDLKDPDEKDDADATKELVESLMGRKAELRFKFITENAKFAQDLDV; this is translated from the coding sequence ATGAGCGACCTTTTCCAGAATACCGCCCGCAAGCAGGACAGCTATTCCGCCGAGGACATCGAGGTTCTTGAGGGGCTGGAACCCGTGCGCCGACGGCCCGGCATGTATATCGGCGGGACCGACGAGCGTGCGCTGCACCACCTTGCCGCTGAAATCCTCGACAACGCCATGGACGAGGCCGTGGCCGGCCATGCCAGCCGCATCGACCTCGAACTCGGCGCGGATGGCAGCATCACCGTGCGCGACAACGGCCGCGGCATCCCGGTCGATGAGCATCCGAAATATCCCGGCAAGTCGGCGCTCGAGGTGATCTTCACCACGCTGCACTCCGGCGGCAAATTCTCGGGCAAGGTTTACGCCACCTCGGGCGGCCTGCACGGCGTCGGCTCCGCCGTCGTGAATGCCCTGTCCGACCGGCTGCATGTGGAGGTCGCGCGCGACCGCCAGCTCTTCACCCAGACTTACAGCCGCGGTGTTCCGCTGGGACCGCTGGTCAATGTCGGCCCGGTGCACAACCGACGCGGCACGGTGGTGAGCTTCCACCCCGACGCGGACATCTTCGGCGAGGGCGCGACCTTCAAGCCGGAGCGGCTGTACCGCATGGTCCGCTCCAAGGCCTATCTCTACCGTGGCGTGGAGATCCGCTGGAGCTGCGATCCGGCGCTGCTGTCCGCCGACAGCGCCGTGCCGGCCGCGGAGACGCTGCACTTCCCTAACGGTCTGCTGGATTATCTGAACGGGGCGCTGAAGGACCGGGCCACGGTCACCCCCTCCCCCTTCGCGGGCGAGGCGACCTTCCCGAACGAGGCCGGCCGGGTCGAGTGGGCGGTCGCCTGGCCCGATGACGACGAGGGCTTCAGCCACACCTACTGCAACACCATCCCGACACCGCTCGGCGGAACGCATGAGGTGGGCCTGCGCTCCGCGCTGACCCGCGCGCTGAAGGGCTATGGGGAGATGGTGCAGAACAAGCGCGCCGCCTCCATCACCGCCGACGATGTGATGGACGGCGCCACGGTGCTGCTGTCCGTCTTCGTGCGCGATCCGCAGTTCCAGGGCCAGACCAAGGAACGCCTGGTCAGCCCGGAGGCGAGCCGCCTGACCGACGTGGCGATCAAGGACCATTTCGATCACTGGCTCTCCGCCAACGCCGCGTCCGCCAAGGCCCTGATCGAGCGGCTGGTCGAGAAGGCCGAGGAGCGCGCGCGCCGCAAGGCGCAGAAGGAAACGGCGCGCAAGACGGCGACCCGCCGCCTGCGCCTGCCCGGCAAGCTGGCCGACTGCGCCCGTCAGACCGCGGACAACACGGAAATCTTCATCGTCGAGGGTGATTCGGCCGGCGGCTCCGCCAAGCAGGCCCGCAACCGGGAAACCCAGGCGATCCTGCCCCTGCGCGGCAAGATCCTGAATGTCGCCAGCGCCTCCATCGAGAAGCTGCGCGCCAATCAGGAGCTGTCCGATCTGGTGCTGGCGCTCGGCTGCGGCGCTGGCAAGGACTTCAGTGCCGACCGGCTGCGCTATGAGCGGGTCATCATCATGACCGACGCCGATGTGGACGGCGCGCACATCGCCAGCCTGCTGATGACCTTCTTCTATCGTGAGATGCCGCAGCTCATCCAGCAAGGGCACCTGTATCTGGCATTGCCGCCGCTCTATCGTCTGGCTGCCGGCAATCTGGTCCGCTATGCCCGCGACGACGCCCATAAGGACGAGTTGATGGCCGGCGAGTTCAAGAATGCGCGCGGCAAGGTCGAGATCAGCCGCTTCAAGGGCCTGGGTGAAATGCCGGCGTCCCAGCTCAAGGAAACCACCATGGACCCGTCCAAGCGGTCCTTGCTGCGGGTGGTTGTCCCGGACCTGAAGGACCCGGACGAAAAGGACGACGCCGACGCCACGAAGGAGTTGGTGGAGAGCCTGATGGGCCGCAAGGCGGAACTCCGCTTCAAGTTCATCACGGAGAACGCCAAGTTCGCGCAGGATCTGGACGTCTGA
- a CDS encoding DUF885 domain-containing protein — translation MRLHARLRSAALAGAAALSLLSAGGSAWAQMAPPQPLEIGAAAKPSSKGDVQALNAFFEQAFQEGLALSPEFQTQLGQKTNYGLWDNNSDEMAEAQVARTQAMLRHLREGWDPAQLPESARLNYRIFEEQAERQIEAHEWRRHGYALNHLYGRHTGIPSLLINQHRVDSAEDAEAYISRLGKVPYVLGQTIANAKASEAMGVIAPKFSLEKMLPDVRSVISGAPFEEGKPDSAIFADFKTKVGALKIDQAAKDDLVGRAREALLTKVAPAYKELASVVESQIGKATDEDGVWKLPDGRDYYRFELKQSTTTDIDPDEVHRIGLQEVESIQKEMLSIKDKVGFKGDLQAFFEHLRSDPQFIYPNTDEGKEAFIRQAETYIDAFRPKLDGLFITKPKADLIVKRVEAFREKSAPPAFYNRPALDGSRPGIFYANLYDTKELPKWSLEAIVYHEAIPGHHMQIAIAQELQDIPTFRKFAFFGAYTEGWGLYAEQLPKELGFYKDPYSDFGRLNTQIWRAVRLVVDSGIHAKKWTRQQAIDYFVANTPLSREVATREVDRYIVNPGQATSYYIGLLKILELRDKAKKELGESFDLRAFHDALITSGAVSLPALETLVDSWIAETKRS, via the coding sequence ATGCGACTTCATGCCCGCCTCCGCAGCGCTGCACTCGCCGGCGCGGCCGCACTTTCCCTTCTCTCCGCCGGTGGTTCCGCCTGGGCGCAGATGGCCCCGCCCCAGCCGCTGGAGATCGGCGCTGCGGCCAAGCCCTCCTCCAAGGGCGATGTCCAGGCGCTGAACGCCTTCTTCGAGCAGGCTTTCCAGGAAGGGCTTGCCCTGTCGCCGGAGTTCCAGACCCAACTCGGCCAGAAGACCAATTACGGCCTCTGGGACAACAATTCGGACGAGATGGCGGAAGCTCAGGTCGCACGCACGCAGGCCATGCTGCGGCACCTCCGCGAAGGCTGGGACCCGGCCCAGCTCCCGGAGTCCGCGCGCCTCAACTACCGCATCTTCGAGGAGCAGGCCGAGCGGCAGATCGAGGCCCACGAGTGGCGGCGACACGGCTACGCGCTGAACCATCTCTATGGCCGCCACACCGGCATTCCCTCCCTCCTTATCAACCAGCACCGGGTGGACAGCGCGGAGGATGCGGAGGCCTATATCTCCCGCCTCGGCAAAGTGCCCTATGTGCTCGGCCAGACGATCGCGAACGCGAAGGCCAGCGAGGCCATGGGCGTCATCGCCCCGAAATTCTCGCTTGAGAAGATGCTGCCCGACGTTCGCTCCGTCATCTCCGGCGCGCCGTTCGAGGAGGGCAAGCCCGACAGCGCCATCTTCGCCGATTTCAAGACGAAGGTCGGCGCGCTGAAGATCGATCAGGCGGCCAAGGACGACCTGGTCGGGCGTGCCCGCGAGGCGCTGCTGACCAAGGTGGCTCCGGCCTATAAGGAGCTGGCCTCCGTGGTGGAATCGCAGATCGGCAAGGCAACGGACGAGGACGGCGTCTGGAAGCTTCCGGACGGCCGCGACTACTACCGCTTCGAGCTGAAGCAGTCGACGACCACCGACATCGATCCCGACGAGGTCCACCGCATCGGCCTTCAGGAAGTCGAGTCCATCCAGAAGGAGATGCTCTCCATCAAGGACAAGGTCGGCTTCAAGGGCGACCTGCAGGCCTTCTTCGAGCATCTCCGCTCCGACCCGCAGTTCATCTACCCCAATACCGACGAGGGCAAGGAAGCCTTCATCCGGCAGGCGGAGACCTATATCGATGCCTTCCGGCCCAAGCTGGACGGGCTGTTCATCACCAAACCGAAGGCCGACCTGATCGTGAAGCGGGTCGAGGCGTTCCGGGAGAAGTCGGCGCCGCCCGCCTTCTACAACCGTCCCGCCCTCGACGGCTCACGCCCCGGCATCTTCTACGCCAACCTGTACGACACGAAGGAGCTGCCGAAGTGGAGCCTGGAGGCCATCGTCTATCATGAGGCGATTCCCGGTCACCACATGCAGATCGCCATCGCGCAGGAGCTTCAGGACATCCCGACCTTCCGCAAGTTCGCTTTCTTCGGCGCCTATACGGAGGGCTGGGGCCTCTATGCCGAGCAGTTGCCGAAGGAGCTGGGTTTCTACAAGGACCCCTACAGCGATTTCGGCCGGCTGAACACGCAGATATGGCGCGCTGTGCGGCTGGTGGTGGACAGCGGCATCCACGCGAAGAAATGGACCCGACAGCAGGCCATCGACTATTTCGTCGCCAACACCCCGCTCTCCCGCGAGGTCGCGACGCGCGAGGTGGACCGCTACATCGTCAATCCGGGACAGGCCACCAGCTACTATATCGGCCTGCTGAAAATCCTGGAGCTGCGGGACAAGGCGAAGAAGGAGCTGGGCGAAAGCTTCGACCTGCGTGCCTTCCATGACGCCCTCATCACCTCCGGCGCTGTTTCCTTGCCGGCGCTGGAGACGCTGGTGGACAGTTGGATCGCCGAGACGAAGCGGAGCTGA
- a CDS encoding isochorismatase family protein: MLLTSASRLAIIDVQAKLLAAVHDHERVLQRCRVLAEAARVLSVPAVATEQNPAGIGPTVETLAELVPVRYGKTTFSSAEDPAFLAWAQSGGTVVLCGTEAHICVLQTALGLRAKGIEVSMVADATGSRDPANKDAALARAARHGVDVVTAEMVLFEWLGRYDRPEFKQLLPLIKALG, from the coding sequence ATGCTGCTCACCTCCGCTTCCCGTCTCGCCATCATCGACGTGCAGGCAAAGCTTCTGGCTGCGGTGCATGATCATGAGCGCGTGTTGCAGCGCTGCCGTGTCCTGGCGGAGGCGGCGCGGGTTCTTTCCGTGCCCGCCGTGGCAACGGAACAGAACCCGGCCGGGATCGGCCCGACCGTGGAGACGTTGGCGGAACTGGTGCCGGTCCGCTACGGAAAAACCACCTTCAGCTCGGCGGAAGATCCTGCGTTCCTGGCATGGGCTCAGTCCGGCGGCACAGTGGTGCTCTGCGGGACGGAGGCGCATATCTGCGTCCTCCAGACGGCGCTGGGCCTGCGGGCCAAGGGGATCGAGGTGTCCATGGTCGCCGACGCCACCGGGTCCCGCGATCCGGCGAACAAGGATGCCGCGCTGGCACGCGCGGCCCGCCATGGGGTCGATGTCGTCACAGCGGAGATGGTGCTGTTCGAATGGCTCGGCCGTTACGATCGGCCGGAATTCAAGCAGCTCCTGCCCCTGATCAAGGCGCTGGGCTGA
- a CDS encoding OsmC family protein, translating to MMKAEELRSLQAPLKQKYKDAPDAAVLTLRASGDLDSDALVCKVDTGRALVEAGLHPATGGPGNLACSGDMLLEALVACAGVTLKAVATALELPVSGGRVLAEGDLDFRGTLGVAKDAPVGFREVRLRFELEGDLDEEQKATLIKLTERYCVIYQTLKAPPAVSAVIA from the coding sequence ATGATGAAGGCAGAGGAGCTGCGTTCCCTTCAGGCGCCTTTGAAGCAGAAATACAAGGACGCGCCGGACGCTGCCGTTCTCACATTGCGGGCCAGCGGGGATTTGGACAGCGACGCCCTGGTCTGCAAGGTCGACACCGGCCGCGCCCTGGTGGAAGCCGGCCTTCATCCGGCGACTGGAGGTCCTGGGAACCTCGCCTGTTCCGGCGACATGCTGCTGGAGGCTCTGGTCGCCTGTGCGGGCGTGACGTTGAAGGCCGTGGCGACAGCACTGGAGCTTCCGGTTTCTGGCGGGCGTGTGCTGGCCGAGGGCGACCTGGACTTCCGGGGAACGCTCGGAGTCGCCAAGGACGCGCCCGTCGGCTTCCGCGAAGTGCGGCTGCGATTCGAACTGGAGGGCGACCTCGACGAGGAGCAGAAGGCCACGCTGATCAAGCTCACCGAGCGGTATTGCGTGATCTACCAGACCCTCAAAGCGCCGCCCGCCGTCAGCGCCGTGATCGCCTGA